From the Fibrobacter sp. UWB11 genome, one window contains:
- a CDS encoding ABC transporter ATP-binding protein produces MQSDKPIVFSAKRISKDFGAGKNLKTAVKDVSFDIYDEEFISIVGGSGCGKSVLAKIMLGLYQPTRGQFLYRDKPIKNLKDHWNEVQSVFQDPFGCFNQFFTIRSQLEDALNILKDKPSKEEVRRRVDEGLMAVNVTPADIEGKYPFELSGGQMQRMLLARIFALRPKVLIADEATSMVDACVRANILDYLRKLKDELKMTVVFVTHDIGLANYVSDRIFIMHDGKIVNQGTPAEVLDNTNEPHTLRLLDDIPEVHKTEWIKNSHRSKK; encoded by the coding sequence ATGCAAAGTGATAAGCCCATTGTTTTTTCTGCCAAGCGCATCAGCAAGGACTTTGGTGCCGGCAAGAACCTGAAGACTGCCGTTAAGGACGTTTCCTTCGATATCTACGACGAAGAATTCATCTCCATCGTGGGTGGTTCTGGTTGCGGTAAGTCCGTGCTTGCAAAGATCATGCTCGGCCTTTACCAGCCGACTCGCGGTCAGTTCCTCTATCGCGACAAGCCGATCAAGAACCTGAAGGACCACTGGAACGAAGTCCAGTCCGTTTTCCAGGACCCGTTCGGTTGCTTCAACCAGTTCTTCACCATCCGTAGCCAGCTCGAAGACGCACTCAACATCCTCAAGGACAAGCCGTCCAAGGAAGAAGTCCGTCGTCGCGTTGACGAAGGCCTCATGGCTGTGAACGTTACCCCGGCTGATATCGAAGGCAAGTATCCGTTCGAACTCTCCGGTGGTCAGATGCAGCGTATGCTTCTCGCCCGTATCTTCGCACTCCGTCCGAAGGTCCTTATCGCTGACGAAGCTACCTCCATGGTGGACGCCTGCGTTCGTGCAAACATCCTCGATTACCTCCGCAAGTTGAAAGACGAGCTGAAGATGACCGTGGTGTTCGTGACCCACGATATCGGTCTTGCAAACTACGTTTCTGACCGAATCTTCATCATGCACGACGGTAAGATCGTGAACCAGGGTACTCCTGCTGAAGTGCTCGACAACACGAACGAACCGCACACGCTCCGCTTGCTCGATGACATTCCGGAAGTCCACAAGACTGAATGGATCAAGAACAGCCATCGTTCTAAGAAGTAA
- a CDS encoding ABC transporter ATP-binding protein, protein MSENVFEVDHLGLYYLGRFGDKTHAVTDVSFSMKQGEILGIAGESGCGKSTLVSGLMGMCIPPLYPETGDVRVKSGDKMESLMNRSIEDVRANVLAQKVSMIPQGAFNALNPVRKIKDIAADVIAAHQQPGKAIDMKEVYDRLCERFDLFGMDTKRVLNSYPIQLTAGERQRSVIGISTLLNPQMVIADEPTSALDVSTQKEVIKMIFDLLDKGIFSTMIFITHELPLLYHVADNIAIMYAGEIVEKGTAEQVVKDPRHPYTQALMGAMLSTEASQRGRHPVAIEGAPPSLKNKIVGCRFAPRCSKACPDCKKNTQNLRIVGDRDVRCDYAK, encoded by the coding sequence ATGTCTGAAAATGTTTTTGAAGTTGACCACTTGGGTCTTTATTACCTCGGCCGTTTTGGAGACAAGACTCACGCTGTTACAGACGTGTCCTTCTCCATGAAGCAGGGGGAAATTCTCGGTATCGCCGGTGAATCTGGTTGCGGTAAGTCCACGCTCGTTTCTGGCCTTATGGGCATGTGCATCCCGCCGCTTTACCCGGAAACGGGTGACGTTCGCGTCAAGAGCGGCGACAAGATGGAATCCCTCATGAACCGCAGCATCGAAGATGTTCGTGCTAACGTTCTCGCTCAGAAGGTTTCCATGATTCCGCAGGGTGCATTCAACGCCTTGAACCCGGTCCGCAAAATCAAGGATATCGCTGCCGACGTGATCGCTGCTCACCAGCAGCCCGGCAAGGCAATCGACATGAAGGAAGTCTATGACCGCCTTTGTGAACGCTTTGACTTGTTCGGCATGGACACGAAGCGCGTGTTGAACTCCTATCCGATCCAGCTTACCGCAGGTGAACGCCAGCGTTCCGTGATCGGTATTTCTACCTTGCTCAACCCGCAAATGGTTATCGCTGATGAACCGACTTCTGCTTTGGACGTTTCCACGCAGAAGGAAGTAATCAAGATGATTTTCGATCTCTTGGACAAGGGCATCTTCTCGACGATGATCTTCATTACCCACGAACTTCCGCTCCTCTACCATGTGGCAGACAACATCGCCATCATGTACGCAGGCGAAATCGTCGAAAAGGGTACCGCGGAACAGGTCGTCAAGGATCCGCGTCATCCGTATACGCAGGCTCTTATGGGCGCTATGCTCAGTACCGAAGCTAGCCAGCGTGGCCGCCATCCGGTGGCTATCGAAGGTGCTCCTCCGAGCCTCAAGAACAAGATTGTGGGCTGCCGCTTCGCTCCGCGTTGCAGCAAGGCATGCCCGGACTGCAAGAAGAATACCCAGAATCTCCGCATTGTCGGCGATCGTGACGTGAGGTGCGATTATGCAAAGTGA
- a CDS encoding ABC transporter permease, translated as MGKLLRNLLKSPMFVIGVSIFVLTLLIAIFGPLFYNVDTHARDIVAGPYAGSSSAHWLGTDHLGRDYVSLLIAGLRSSLYVGFVAGIIATTIGVLIGLFGGFRGGWVDEVLNMLTNIFIVIPQFVILVLISSAVKDGRSLTLIGLIIGLTAWSWSARAVRAQASSLRSRDHIALARINGASTLTIVIKHVLPYLLSYVFMVFIMQVSSGILSEASISMIGLGPVDSTSLGIILNQAKDNGALSDSIWIAFIPATIVVTLTVFALYLINTSMEGVFNPRLRK; from the coding sequence ATGGGTAAGCTTTTAAGAAACCTTCTCAAGTCCCCGATGTTCGTAATCGGCGTGTCCATCTTTGTGCTCACGCTCCTCATCGCCATCTTTGGACCTTTGTTCTATAACGTTGACACCCACGCCCGTGACATCGTCGCTGGCCCGTATGCAGGTTCTAGCTCTGCTCACTGGCTCGGCACGGACCACCTCGGCCGTGACTATGTGTCTCTCTTGATTGCCGGTCTCCGCAGCTCTCTCTATGTGGGCTTCGTTGCTGGTATCATTGCTACGACGATTGGTGTGCTTATCGGTTTGTTCGGCGGTTTCCGCGGTGGCTGGGTTGATGAAGTATTGAACATGCTCACCAACATCTTCATCGTTATCCCGCAGTTCGTGATTCTCGTTCTTATCAGCTCCGCTGTTAAGGATGGCCGTTCCCTCACCTTGATCGGTCTTATCATCGGTCTTACCGCTTGGAGCTGGTCTGCCCGTGCCGTTCGTGCCCAGGCTTCTTCTCTCCGTAGCCGCGACCACATCGCTCTTGCCCGTATCAACGGTGCATCGACACTCACGATTGTGATCAAGCATGTGCTTCCGTACTTGCTCTCGTATGTGTTCATGGTGTTCATCATGCAGGTGTCTTCCGGTATTCTTTCCGAAGCTTCCATCTCCATGATCGGTCTTGGCCCTGTCGATTCCACTAGCCTCGGCATCATCTTGAACCAGGCTAAGGACAACGGTGCTCTCTCCGACTCCATCTGGATTGCTTTCATCCCGGCAACGATCGTCGTTACCCTCACGGTGTTTGCTCTCTACCTGATCAATACTTCCATGGAAGGCGTCTTCAACCCGCGCCTGCGCAAGTAA